Genomic segment of Capra hircus breed San Clemente chromosome 13, ASM170441v1, whole genome shotgun sequence:
TGTGTATGAATAGGATCCCCGGAAGTAGGGGTTGCTGCCCCAGGCCGAGCGCAGGATTCGCCGAGGCTTTGGGATATTGGGGTTCCCTGTTGGGGAGTGAGAAGAGCCAAGGGGAAGGAGGATAAGAAATGGCTGCACACAGAAGACACTCCTGAGCAGACAACTCCCATTGTACCTCGGGGGCTCCAGGAAGGCCAGGCatgaagaagggagggagggaggctggggttCAAGGTATATACCCCTCAATGTCTCCTTGTAATCCCCAGAAAACACCTCCTCTCTGTGGGCCTTAATTTTCCTATCTGAAAAACATCCCAGATAATCACGTTCCCCCTTCCAACTTCAGGCGTTCTTGTGGGGCTCTTCTCGGATAGTGCAGGAAACATGTTCGACTAAAAATCAGACAAAACCACCACAAATCCATCTCTTAGCAAGACAACATGAGTAGGAAGTGGGCAATCTGAGGTTTTGGGGTGATATCTGAGTTTTTCACCATCAGCCTtagaaacagagaagaaacacAGACCCTGTGATCTTGAGTGTCTCAAATTCCAAATGGAGAGAGCTTGCAATTTAGGAGGCCAAAGCCAAGACACAGTGCCCTACAGTATCTCTCCCAAGGGGTGTACCACCTCAGTTTCACAACCTGGGGATGAGGATGCTAGTACTGGTTCAGGAGACTCAGAGGGTCTAGAGGAGGAGGACAGACAGAGCGAGACCTGTTGAGCCGGCGGCAGGACAAGACAGGGACGCACCTGTGAACTGCCGAAGCATCTCTGTGCAGATCTCGGCCACTGCCTCGTCATCACACTTCTCCATGACAAGGGCCTCCTCCCCACAGATCCAGCCACTCAGCACATGGCCATAGCGCTCAGGAGGGTAGAGGACATCAAAGCCACAGATCTTGCGGTACCAAAGCTCGGGCGGGTAGGTGAGCGTGCAGCTCTCCGCCTCGTCCTCCCACACAAACCGTAGGCTGTTGCACTCAGGGCCCCAGAAGGGCTCCTCGAATTCTAGAAAGATCTTGTCAGTGGTGCCGATGCCCAGTCGGTGGATGGCAGCCACCTTCTCGGCGGGCAGGCCTGGCCGAAAGAAGCTGGCATGCTGCCTCTTGAGCACGCCCAGTGACACGGTCACGATCACATGGTCTGCCGGGATCACCTCGCAGTCCTCGCACTCCACCACCACTGGCCACTGCTCATCCTCATCCTGCCTCTCCTCCCGGGGCTCCTCTCCACCCTGACTGCCCTCCCCGGCATCATGATTATGGTCACCCTCATCCCGGGGCTCAATCTCAGGGCCCCGCGGGCGGGATGAGGCCTGGTCCCAGTGAACACAACGGACGGGTTTCCCCAGCTGGATGACGTGGGCTGGGAGGCCCTCAGCCAGCAGCTCCACAACCCGCATGAAGCCCGAGGGGATGACGTGGTGGGCACCaggaatctcagtccattccccaaAGGCGCTCAGGGACACCTCATCCATGCTGTGCGAGCTACTCTCACAGCTTTCCACCTGTGGGAAGAGCCAGAGGGGAGCCAGGTGACCGCCAAGGCTGGGCAGGGATAGAAGCAGGACTTTAGGGCAGTGCTGCCCTCCTCGGACCCAACTTCCCCAGGgtcagtctttctcattctggcATTTGTACTCAACAGAGCTCCGAGATGGCAAAGATACCTTCAGGTACTGTTGGATCATGGCGAGTTTCAGGCGCTTGGTGGCCTCTGGATCATCAGGGTCATCCCTGATGCGGTTGCGCACCTCCTCTCGGGTGAACACCCCCACGCTGTTCTGACTCTCAGCGTTAACTGGTTTACCATGCCGGAAGAACTCCTGGGTCAAGTTATAGACCTGCAAAGAGATCCCAGGAGACTGAAAACACATTCACTCATCCCATCTCCATCTCAGGCTCACCATCTCCAAAGTGTTCCCGGATATGCTGGGCACATGGCACCTCTTCCTTGGTGAATTAATGTGGTACTCAGTTTTGTACTGAGGCTGCACCAACAAAATGGAGGTTTGGGGATGGCAACCTGAACCTGGGCAGTCAGCTTCCTTGCCTCCAGACACAGGAGGTGGGATGGGCCCCAGAAACTCTTACTGAACCCCTGCTTAGAACAAAGTGAAATGTCTGGTGCCTGTACAGTGTGTGGGAAAGGAACTGCCCTTTCAAGTGCTCTACATAGCCAAGCATACCGCCCACTAAAGAACCAACGTCTACACAGATAACCCTTTTTCAAGAACCAAATGCACAGACTCTCCCCTGACATTCCTGTCCAAGTGTATCTGCTTCACCCTCTCCCAGGAGGGCAGCATAGAGCTGTGTCCTGGCTGGTGTTTTGCAGGGGAAAGAGCAAAAGGGGCCCATACATTGACAGCAATGTGTCTACCCTGCAACCCAGCTCTAGGACTGCTGAGGAAGAAAGGTGGTATGGCCCAACCCCCACTACTCCCTCAAGGGAAAAGCCTCTACTTAAGACAGAAACATAAATTAAACATTTCTCTGAATATAAAGAAGAACGCAAGTtaaattattcctttttcttctcccaaCAGTCACAAGATGCTGGGTTTTTGGCTTTAACTGAAGTCCTCAGCAAATTCCTCACCTAGTACCATTGCCAAGGAGTCAGGCTTTCAACTTGCCTCCTCCCCCTTAGATTTTTCCCCTTGGCGATAAGCAACTGAGTAGCCAGCCAGTCAGTTTATGTTAACTAAAGGCCAAAATGCCCAGCTGAGGACTAACAGATTCACATGATTCTTTGTGTCAACCACTGACTAGGACTGCCGTAATTGAACACACATTTGTCACGTGGGTAGTCTCCTGTCCTGGGTTAAATGACATCTTCCTAATATGACCCAAGGGAAATGGGACGGGTCTGTAAGAGCTAACAATATTCACTCCATTTCCCATTAAGCATTTTTCACTGGGATCTCATTTATCCTTCATAACAATATGAAGTAGGTATAACTgtgtctgttttacagatgaagaaagtaaaGCTCAGAGAGTCTGAATAACTAGCTCATGAATATACAGGTATATACCATTCTCCATGAATGGTAGAACTTGAGTCAAGGCAATCTTGCTCCAGAGATTAAGCTTTATATGATAACTACCGAACAAACTCATCTATTTGTTAGCAAATATAACACATTCAAATGAGTAGCCCTTCAAAGTCATTGCCTTGGGAGGGAGGCTACATATTTATTATGAAGCCACCCTCAGGCAAGGCTTCACATGCTTAGAGCACACCTCTTCAGAATGGTCTCCAGCACTAAGAGCTATATAAGGAAATCTCTCTTTTGACCTCATGGTTAACACCTTTTCCTTCTGACTCAAAGCAGCACCACTtagaatgataataataataatgtaatgttagcctctcagtcatgtctgactctttgcgactccatggactgtagcccaccaggctccttgtccatggaattctccaggcaagaacactggagtgggtggccatttccttcaccaatgatAACCTACCTTTATCTATCCTACTTTCCATGACTCACACACTTGGCTTTCAAAAATCAGACCCACAAGCAGAAGTTGATGATGATCTACCTTCAGGAACATTTAAAAGAACAAGTAAGTCCTGGACCCTGAATATCATTCTCAAGAGGCATCCATGCTTGAAGCACTCACAGTAACATAGGAATGAGGACATGACTGATTCTCAGTACACCAAGAAGGTCTACTTTCAAGAATGCTAATTCTTACTTGCTTAATATTGAGTGAGAACACGCAACACTATAGGATTGTACACAGCATACTGTATGAGTGCACACACATAAGACAATGGGTGTTCCTGCCTTCCATGGAGCAGAGACAACCCCAAAGCAAGGGTCATTTCTCCTTCCCTATGCACAAGagacataaaaaatatatattaggtaAGTGTTGACCAGTTTACTAACCTAAAGTGAAGGGTCATTACGCTATAAATGGAAGCTATCAGAAGGCAAGATCTACAAGTTACCTTGCTTGTTTTTTGCAGTTCACAGCAaagtttctaaaaatattaacttttttttaagctgaaataAAACAAGGGCATATTCCCTGacttacaaagctacagtaatcaaaacagcatggtactaacacaaaaacagacacacagatcaatggaacaaactagagagccagaaataaacccacacacaacTACTCTATGATAAAGGAGGCAGAATATATATGgaaaaaagacagtttcttcaacaagtggtgctggggaaactggacagccatATGTGAAAGACTGAAATTggaacattttctcacaccatatacaaaactaaactcaaaatggaccaaagacctaaatgtaaccaTGGAAATCAtgaaacttctagaagagaatatcggcagaacactctttgacataaattgaagcactttttttctcctaaggcagaagaaacaaaagcaaaaacaaatttaatttaatctaaaagtttttgcacagcaaagggaatcactgacaagacaaaaagacaacctactgaatggaataatatatttgcaaataatatgaccaataaagggtaatatccaaaatatataaactgctcatacaactcaattaaaaaaaaaaaactatcaacttgattaaaaaatgggcagaagacctgaatacacatttttccaaagaagaaatacagatggccaacaggcatatgaaaagatgctcaacacactTACtcatcagagaaattaaaaatgacaatgagatatcacacctgtcagaagagctgtcatcaaaaagaacacaagtaaCAAACATTGGTGAAcatatggagaaaatggaaccctttaCCCTGTTgccaggaatgtaaattgatgcagccactatggaaaatatggaggttcctcaaaatattaaaaatagaactgtcacatgacccagcaattccactcctgggcatatatccaaagaaaaagaaaaattaatttgaagaGATACttgtaccccaaagttcactgcaacattatttataatagccaaccTATGGGAGCaatctaagtgcccatcaacatatgaatgtataaagaagatgttagatagatatagatataaaacaTAGTTATATATGTAGTATACATACACATGTTTTATATACATGTTAGATAGGTAGATATAAActatattgttatatatatgtatatatacacacacacattggaattttactcagccataaaaaagaatgaaaatctgcAATTTTCAACAACATGCATCGACTTAGAGGGTATTATATTTACTGAAATAAgcgagaaagagaaagacaaatacactttatcatcatttatatgtgaaatctaaaaaataaaacaaacaaatgtaacaaaacagaaatagactcagatatagaggacaaactagtggttaccagtggaaagaaggaagaaatgaagggtAAAacaggggtatgggattaagagacaaaaactactatgtataaaaaataaataagcaacaaatatatattgtacagcacagggaaatataaccattatcttgtaataactttaaatggagtataatgtataaaaatgttgaatcactatgctgtatacctgaaactagtataatattgtaaatcaactaaacttcaactttaaaaaatcagttataaTTCTATATACCAGGAACAATTAGAaaataaggttttttttaaaattatcatttacaAGAGTGTCTAAGAACATTAACAACAACGATCATACACATTTACCTAGTAACAAATCTAATAGATATTTAAGGACTTCCTGGGGAAATATTTAATCCTAAGTATCAATAATCTCTTCCTTAGTACTTCTCCATTCATTGTCTTC
This window contains:
- the SMOX gene encoding spermine oxidase isoform X3 gives rise to the protein MQSCESSGDSADDPLSRGLRRRGQPRVVVIGAGLAGLAAAKALLEQGFTDVTVLEASSRIGGRVQSVKLGHATFELGATWIHGSHGNPVYHLAEANGLLEETTDGERSVGRISLYSKNGVACYLTNRGCRIPKDVVEEFSDLYNEVYNLTQEFFRHGKPVNAESQNSVGVFTREEVRNRIRDDPDDPEATKRLKLAMIQQYLKVESCESSSHSMDEVSLSAFGEWTEIPGAHHVIPSGFMRVVELLAEGLPAHVIQLGKPVRCVHWDQASSRPRGPEIEPRDEGDHNHDAGEGSQGGEEPREERQDEDEQWPVVVECEDCEVIPADHVIVTVSLGVLKRQHASFFRPGLPAEKVAAIHRLGIGTTDKIFLEFEEPFWGPECNSLRFVWEDEAESCTLTYPPELWYRKICGFDVLYPPERYGHVLSGWICGEEALVMEKCDDEAVAEICTEMLRQFTGNPNIPKPRRILRSAWGSNPYFRGSYSYTQVGSSGADVEKLAKPLPYTESSKTAHLLRRSPKVLSSGKLCVISLTEGLFSGLSAPRPNTHRVTYDAI
- the SMOX gene encoding spermine oxidase isoform X2, with the translated sequence MQSCESSGDSADDPLSRGLRRRGQPRVVVIGAGLAGLAAAKALLEQGFTDVTVLEASSRIGGRVQSVKLGHATFELGATWIHGSHGNPVYHLAEANGLLEETTDGERSVGRISLYSKNGVACYLTNRGCRIPKDVVEEFSDLYNEVYNLTQEFFRHGKPVNAESQNSVGVFTREEVRNRIRDDPDDPEATKRLKLAMIQQYLKVESCESSSHSMDEVSLSAFGEWTEIPGAHHVIPSGFMRVVELLAEGLPAHVIQLGKPVRCVHWDQASSRPRGPEIEPRDEGDHNHDAGEGSQGGEEPREERQDEDEQWPVVVECEDCEVIPADHVIVTVSLGVLKRQHASFFRPGLPAEKVAAIHRLGIGTTDKIFLEFEEPFWGPECNSLRFVWEDEAESCTLTYPPELWYRKICGFDVLYPPERYGHVLSGWICGEEALVMEKCDDEAVAEICTEMLRQFTGNPNIPKPRRILRSAWGSNPYFRGSYSYTQVGSSGADVEKLAKPLPYTESSKTAPMQVLFSGEATHRKYYSTTHGALLSGQREAARLIEMYRDLFQQGT
- the SMOX gene encoding spermine oxidase isoform X1 translates to MQSCESSGDSADDPLSRGLRRRGQPRVVVIGAGLAGLAAAKALLEQGFTDVTVLEASSRIGGRVQSVKLGHATFELGATWIHGSHGNPVYHLAEANGLLEETTDGERSVGRISLYSKNGVACYLTNRGCRIPKDVVEEFSDLYNEVYNLTQEFFRHGKPVNAESQNSVGVFTREEVRNRIRDDPDDPEATKRLKLAMIQQYLKVESCESSSHSMDEVSLSAFGEWTEIPGAHHVIPSGFMRVVELLAEGLPAHVIQLGKPVRCVHWDQASSRPRGPEIEPRDEGDHNHDAGEGSQGGEEPREERQDEDEQWPVVVECEDCEVIPADHVIVTVSLGVLKRQHASFFRPGLPAEKVAAIHRLGIGTTDKIFLEFEEPFWGPECNSLRFVWEDEAESCTLTYPPELWYRKICGFDVLYPPERYGHVLSGWICGEEALVMEKCDDEAVAEICTEMLRQFTGNPNIPKPRRILRSAWGSNPYFRGSYSYTQVGSSGADVEKLAKPLPYTESSKTAQGSSSKQLPGHLLSSKCPEQSLEPNRGSIKPMQVLFSGEATHRKYYSTTHGALLSGQREAARLIEMYRDLFQQGT